The Coffea eugenioides isolate CCC68of chromosome 8, Ceug_1.0, whole genome shotgun sequence genome has a segment encoding these proteins:
- the LOC113779071 gene encoding BURP domain protein RD22-like, giving the protein MEFLKLLYFLSFLFLGVGANHADLEAYWKSELPNTPMPKVVRDLLKDGKLPERVRLRPDAIPLFKTCGVRYRISIYGRNPTEDELHIDPKVKVFFLKMDLNRGSSMNMKFVESVKSTTAFLPRQVANSIPFLSKSVPEILNKYSLNPQSQDPGIIKETIAECEVPAMKGEDKYCATSLESMVDFTTSKLGKDVLAISNEAQKTDPKVQKYGIVSVSKLNNNDKEIVSCHRQNYFYAVFYCHTTQDTDAYMVNLVGADGAKVKAVAVCHRDTSAWNPKHLAFQLLKVKPGTVPICHFLPEDHIVWVPKH; this is encoded by the exons ATGGAATTTCTCAAGCTCCtctactttctctcttttcttttt CTAGGAGTTGGGGCAAACCATGCAGATCTTGAAGCTTATTGGAAATCCGAGCTTCCAAACACTCCTATGCCCAAAGTTGTTAGAGACCTCCTAAAAGATG GGAAGTTGCCGGAAAGGGTCAGGTTAAGACCAGACGCAATCCCATTATTTAAAACATGTGGTGTCAGATATCGAATCAGTATCTATGGTAGAAATCCTACTGAAGATGAGCTCCATATTGACCCAAAAGTGAAAgtctttttcttgaaaatggaCCTCAATCGCGGCTCAAGCATGAATATGAAGTTTGTTGAATCAGTGAAAAGTACTACGGCTTTCCTGCCCCGCCAGGTTGCTAATTCGATTCCCTTCTTGTCAAAATCTGTTCCTGAAATTTTGAACAAATACTCACTGAATCCACAATCACAAGATCCTGGAATTATTAAGGAAACGATAGCAGAATGCGAGGTGCCTGCAATGAAAGGGGAAGACAAGTATTGTGCGACTTCTCTCGAATCAATGGTTGATTTCACTACTTCAAAGCTGGGCAAAGATGTTCTAGCAATTTCTAACGAAGCACAGAAAACAGATCCAAAAGTCCAGAAATATGGTATTGTGTCTGTTTCCAAGTTGAACAACAACGATAAAGAAATAGTTTCTTGCCACAGGCAAAACTATTTCTACGCAGTTTTCTACTGCCACACCACACAGGACACAGATGCATATATGGTTAATTTAGTTGGTGCCGATGGAGCAAAAGTCAAGGCTGTAGCTGTTTGTCACCGGGATACATCAGCATGGAACCCAAAGCATTTGGCTTTTCAGCTGCTGAAGGTGAAGCCAGGAACTGTTCCAATCTGCCATTTCCTTCCTGAGGATCACATTGTCTGGGTTCCGAAGCACTAA